A window from SAR324 cluster bacterium encodes these proteins:
- a CDS encoding thiamine pyrophosphate-binding protein — MNGAEQLIRTLVSGGIKVCFANPGTSEMHFCAALDRVEGLECVLGLFEGVVTGAADGYARMKDEPAATLLHTGPGLANGLSNIHNARKAHTPMVNVIGEHATYHIEHDAPLNADIEGIARPMSDWVKTARNPTEVAATTAQAIAEAKRAPGCIASLILPADTAWQDAGEFKQAPPVPTVPAARKVSKKALEHCARVIREEGEVLILLGGKTLRESSLEWAGKLVSHCGVSLMTEFAAARTQ; from the coding sequence ATGAATGGTGCGGAACAACTGATCCGAACCCTGGTTTCTGGGGGTATCAAGGTCTGCTTTGCGAATCCAGGTACCTCGGAGATGCACTTCTGTGCGGCCTTGGATCGGGTGGAGGGTCTGGAATGCGTATTGGGGCTCTTTGAGGGAGTGGTCACAGGAGCTGCCGATGGCTACGCCAGGATGAAGGATGAGCCAGCTGCCACCCTACTACACACAGGACCAGGATTGGCGAATGGGCTTTCCAACATTCACAACGCCCGCAAGGCTCACACACCGATGGTCAACGTCATCGGGGAACACGCTACCTACCACATCGAGCATGATGCTCCCCTAAATGCAGATATCGAAGGAATTGCACGGCCCATGTCGGACTGGGTGAAAACTGCTCGTAATCCTACGGAGGTGGCTGCCACAACAGCTCAAGCAATCGCTGAAGCAAAGAGGGCTCCCGGCTGCATCGCCTCACTGATCCTGCCAGCAGATACCGCGTGGCAAGATGCCGGTGAATTCAAGCAAGCTCCCCCAGTACCTACCGTCCCTGCTGCTAGGAAAGTATCAAAGAAAGCATTGGAACATTGTGCCCGGGTTATTCGTGAAGAAGGAGAAGTCTTGATCCTCCTTGGTGGAAAGACCCTGCGTGAATCGTCTTTGGAGTGGGCTGGGAAGTTGGTGAGTCACTGTGGGGTCAGCCTGATGACCGAGTTTGCTGCTGCCCGAACCCAGAG